One stretch of Amycolatopsis tolypomycina DNA includes these proteins:
- the ilvD gene encoding dihydroxy-acid dehydratase, which yields MTIDPKPRSRTVTDGIEAAPARGMLRAVGMGDGDWTKPIIGVASSWNEITPCNLSLDRLAQASKEGVHAAGGYPLQFGTISVSDGISMGHDGMHFSLVSREVIADSVETVMQAERLDGSILLAGCDKSLPGMLMAAARLDLASVFLYAGTIAPGWVKLTDGTEKDVTLIDAFEAVGACRAGRLGTADLDRIERAICPGEGACGGMYTANTMASAAEAMGMSMPGSAAPPSADRRRDHYAHLSGEAVVGLLEKGITARDILTREAFENAITVVMALGGSTNAVLHLLAIAHEAKVSLTLDDFNRVGDRVPHLGDLKPFGKYVMNDIDRHGGIPVLMKALLDEGLIHGDALTVTGRTVAENLAELDPDPIDGEVLRGLDNPLHPTGGITILRGSLAPEGAVVKSAGFDTANFEGPARVFEREQEAMAALNEGRIEAGDVVVIRYEGPKGGPGMREMLAITAAIKGAGLGKDVLLLTDGRFSGGTTGLCIGHVAPEAVDGGPIAFVRTGDRIAVDIKARSIDLLVDAAELARRREGWEPLPNKFGEGVLGKYVKLVRSSSYGAVTS from the coding sequence ATGACGATCGACCCCAAGCCCCGCAGCCGCACGGTGACCGACGGGATCGAGGCCGCGCCCGCCAGAGGCATGCTGCGCGCGGTCGGGATGGGCGACGGCGACTGGACGAAACCGATCATCGGCGTCGCCAGCTCGTGGAACGAGATCACGCCGTGCAACCTGTCGCTGGACAGGCTGGCGCAGGCGTCGAAGGAAGGCGTGCACGCGGCCGGCGGCTACCCGCTGCAGTTCGGCACGATCTCGGTGTCCGACGGCATCTCGATGGGCCACGACGGCATGCACTTCTCGCTGGTGTCCCGCGAGGTCATCGCCGACTCGGTCGAGACGGTCATGCAGGCCGAGCGGCTCGACGGCTCGATACTCCTCGCCGGCTGCGACAAGTCCCTGCCCGGCATGCTGATGGCCGCCGCGCGACTCGACCTCGCCTCGGTGTTCCTCTACGCGGGCACGATCGCCCCCGGCTGGGTGAAGCTCACCGACGGCACCGAGAAGGACGTCACGCTCATCGACGCCTTCGAGGCGGTCGGCGCGTGCCGGGCCGGCCGTCTCGGCACCGCCGACCTCGACCGGATCGAACGCGCCATCTGCCCCGGTGAAGGCGCCTGCGGCGGCATGTACACCGCGAACACGATGGCGTCGGCCGCCGAGGCGATGGGGATGAGCATGCCGGGGTCGGCCGCGCCGCCGTCCGCGGACCGCCGCCGCGACCACTACGCCCACCTGTCCGGGGAGGCCGTGGTCGGGCTGCTCGAAAAGGGCATCACCGCGCGGGACATCCTCACGCGCGAGGCGTTCGAGAACGCCATCACCGTCGTGATGGCCCTCGGTGGTTCGACCAATGCGGTGCTGCACCTGCTGGCCATCGCGCACGAAGCCAAGGTTTCGCTCACCCTCGACGACTTCAACAGGGTGGGCGACCGCGTCCCGCACCTGGGCGACCTGAAGCCGTTCGGCAAGTACGTCATGAACGACATCGACCGCCACGGCGGCATCCCGGTGCTGATGAAGGCCCTGCTCGACGAGGGCCTGATCCACGGCGACGCGCTCACCGTCACCGGCCGCACGGTCGCCGAGAACCTCGCCGAGCTCGACCCCGACCCGATCGACGGCGAAGTCCTGCGCGGCCTGGACAACCCGCTGCACCCAACCGGCGGCATCACCATCCTGCGCGGCTCGCTCGCGCCCGAGGGCGCGGTCGTGAAGTCCGCGGGCTTCGACACGGCCAACTTCGAGGGCCCGGCGCGCGTGTTCGAGCGTGAGCAGGAGGCGATGGCGGCGCTGAACGAGGGCCGGATCGAGGCCGGTGACGTCGTGGTCATCCGCTACGAAGGCCCCAAGGGCGGCCCGGGCATGCGGGAGATGCTGGCGATCACCGCGGCGATCAAGGGCGCCGGGCTCGGCAAGGACGTCCTGCTGCTGACCGACGGGCGGTTCTCCGGCGGCACCACCGGGCTCTGCATCGGCCACGTCGCGCCCGAGGCGGTCGACGGCGGGCCGATCGCGTTCGTCCGCACCGGCGACCGGATCGCCGTCGACATCAAGGCCCGCAGCATCGACCTGCTGGTCGACGCCGCCGAGCTGGCCCGGCGCCGCGAGGGCTGGGAGCCGTTGCCGAACAAGTTCGGAGAGGGCGTCCTCGGCAAGTACGTGAAGCTGGTGCGGTCGTCGTCCTACGGGGCCGTCACGAGCTGA
- a CDS encoding carboxymuconolactone decarboxylase family protein — translation MNIDIPAGKDPIGYVWGEMVPGIGIAASKFSLAVYEHTTLGLREFEAARLRIAQINGCVFCLDWRTERDGVKVEPEFADAVTEWRTTDRFDERTRLAAEYAERYTLDHHNLDDEFWKRMSASYTQQEIVELSMSLGAWLSFGRLNHVLGLDTVCVLPSHRS, via the coding sequence GTGAACATCGACATCCCCGCGGGCAAGGACCCGATCGGGTACGTCTGGGGCGAAATGGTGCCCGGCATCGGGATCGCCGCGTCCAAGTTCTCCCTGGCGGTGTACGAGCACACGACACTGGGGTTGCGGGAGTTCGAGGCCGCGCGGCTGCGGATCGCGCAGATCAACGGCTGCGTCTTCTGCCTGGACTGGCGGACCGAGCGCGACGGCGTCAAGGTCGAGCCGGAGTTCGCGGACGCGGTGACGGAATGGCGCACCACCGACCGCTTCGACGAGCGGACGCGGCTGGCGGCGGAGTACGCCGAGCGGTACACCCTGGACCACCACAACCTGGACGACGAGTTCTGGAAGCGGATGTCCGCGTCCTACACGCAGCAGGAGATCGTCGAGCTCAGCATGAGCCTCGGCGCCTGGCTCTCGTTCGGACGGCTGAACCACGTCCTCGGCCTCGACACGGTCTGCGTCCTGCCGTCCCACAGGTCGTGA
- a CDS encoding molybdopterin-dependent oxidoreductase, with protein sequence MLSRWRAALIGVLALAAALAAGHLVAGFVGVNASPYLAVGNGAIDLTPVWLKDFAVRTFGTYDKLVLLSGMAVVMVVVAAVAGLLSRRTPVPGLVVITGFGLVGLAAVYARPDLDAVALLAPLASLVTGAGTFAFLHRLDVAPDTSRRTVLLAGVAAGAGLAGLGGQLLAGRRDAASSREAVGRLVPARTAPMIPADADFAKLGTPPFLTRNDRFYRVDTALTVPQVRAEDWSLRLHGLVDREIRYRYADIRNRPLVERTITMTCVSNEVGGTYVSTANFVGVDLADLLDEAGVRPGAEQLFSSSVDGWTSGSPIAAVMDSSRGAMLAIGMNGEPLPIEHGFPARLVIPGLYGYVSATKWVTDLEVTTWAARQAYWLKRGWGREAPIKTQSRIDTPKGFETVSSGKVRVTGIAWAQHTGIAKVELRMDNGPWREAMLSAEVNVETWRMWWLEFDVAPGGHQVVCRATDKRGYTQTETRAGTVPDGATGWHSIAFTAR encoded by the coding sequence TTGCTTAGCCGGTGGCGGGCGGCCCTGATCGGCGTCCTGGCGCTCGCCGCGGCCCTGGCGGCGGGGCACCTGGTCGCCGGGTTCGTCGGCGTCAACGCGTCGCCGTACCTGGCGGTCGGCAACGGTGCCATCGACCTGACTCCGGTGTGGCTCAAGGACTTCGCGGTCCGCACGTTCGGCACGTACGACAAGCTCGTGCTGCTGTCCGGGATGGCCGTGGTCATGGTGGTCGTGGCGGCGGTGGCGGGCCTGCTGTCCCGGCGCACGCCGGTGCCGGGGCTGGTGGTGATCACCGGCTTCGGGCTCGTCGGCCTCGCCGCGGTGTATGCGCGGCCGGACCTCGACGCGGTCGCGCTGCTCGCCCCGCTGGCGAGCCTGGTCACCGGGGCCGGGACGTTCGCCTTCCTGCACCGGCTCGACGTCGCCCCGGACACCTCGCGCCGGACGGTGCTGCTGGCCGGGGTCGCCGCGGGAGCCGGGCTCGCCGGGCTCGGCGGGCAGCTGCTCGCCGGCCGCCGGGACGCGGCGTCGTCGCGCGAGGCGGTCGGGCGGCTCGTGCCGGCGCGGACCGCGCCGATGATCCCGGCCGACGCCGACTTCGCGAAGCTGGGCACGCCGCCGTTCCTGACCCGCAACGACCGCTTCTACCGCGTGGACACCGCCTTGACCGTGCCGCAGGTGCGGGCCGAGGACTGGAGCCTGCGGCTGCACGGGCTGGTCGACCGCGAGATCCGGTACCGCTACGCCGACATCCGGAACCGGCCGCTGGTGGAACGCACGATCACGATGACCTGCGTGTCCAACGAAGTCGGCGGCACCTACGTCTCCACCGCGAACTTCGTCGGCGTCGACCTGGCCGACCTGCTCGACGAGGCCGGGGTGCGGCCCGGCGCGGAACAGCTCTTCTCGTCCAGTGTGGACGGTTGGACGTCGGGCAGCCCGATCGCGGCGGTAATGGACTCTTCGCGCGGGGCCATGCTCGCCATCGGCATGAACGGCGAGCCGCTGCCGATCGAGCACGGTTTTCCGGCCCGGCTGGTCATTCCCGGCCTGTACGGGTACGTGTCCGCCACGAAATGGGTGACCGACCTCGAAGTCACGACCTGGGCCGCGCGGCAGGCGTATTGGCTGAAACGCGGGTGGGGTCGGGAAGCGCCGATCAAGACACAATCGCGCATCGATACGCCGAAGGGGTTTGAAACCGTTTCTTCGGGGAAGGTGCGGGTCACCGGGATCGCCTGGGCGCAGCACACCGGGATCGCCAAGGTCGAGCTGCGCATGGACAACGGACCGTGGCGGGAAGCCATGCTGTCGGCGGAAGTCAACGTCGAAACCTGGCGCATGTGGTGGCTCGAGTTCGACGTCGCCCCCGGTGGTCACCAGGTCGTCTGCCGGGCGACCGACAAAAGAGGGTACACGCAGACGGAAACGCGCGCCGGAACCGTTCCGGACGGCGCGACCGGGTGGCACAGCATCGCCTTCACGGCTCGGTGA
- a CDS encoding dihydrodipicolinate reductase: protein MIATVVWGTGNVGRAAIRAVDAHPALKLTAVLVHDPAKVGKDAGELAGTGPLGVAATDDIDAVLAASPRAIVYAASGDVRFDDAHADIVRAVRAGAIVVTPALYPLYDQRNAPPELRNPVLAAIEDGGGSLFVSGVDPGWGNDVLPLLISGLGTDVDVVRCQEIFDYSTYEQPDSVRYLVGMGQPMDYAPPMLMTGVPSMVWGGQVRLIARGLGVEVTELRETLDRRPLEETVTTRTMGEFEQGTQGAVRFEVQGIVDGEPRIVIEHVTRIHPSCAPDWPTPPSGDGAHRVIIEGRPRIEVTVEATDEGENRSAGGNATAVGRLVGAIDWLAAVEPGLYDALDVPLRPAAGKLGRSRP from the coding sequence ATGATCGCCACAGTGGTGTGGGGCACGGGCAACGTCGGCCGTGCGGCAATCCGGGCCGTCGACGCCCACCCGGCGCTGAAGCTGACCGCGGTGCTCGTCCACGACCCGGCGAAGGTCGGCAAGGACGCCGGCGAGCTGGCCGGCACCGGCCCGCTGGGCGTCGCCGCGACGGACGACATCGACGCCGTCCTGGCCGCGAGCCCGCGCGCGATCGTGTACGCCGCTTCGGGTGACGTCCGGTTCGACGACGCGCACGCCGACATCGTGCGCGCGGTCCGGGCGGGCGCGATCGTCGTCACGCCGGCCCTGTACCCCCTCTACGACCAGCGGAACGCGCCCCCGGAGCTGCGCAACCCGGTGCTGGCCGCCATAGAGGACGGCGGCGGGTCGCTGTTCGTCTCCGGCGTCGACCCCGGCTGGGGCAACGACGTCCTGCCGCTGCTGATCAGCGGGCTCGGCACCGACGTCGACGTCGTCCGCTGCCAGGAGATCTTCGACTACTCGACCTACGAGCAGCCCGACTCCGTCCGGTACCTGGTCGGGATGGGCCAGCCGATGGACTACGCCCCGCCGATGCTGATGACCGGCGTGCCGTCGATGGTGTGGGGCGGGCAGGTCCGGCTGATCGCGCGCGGCCTCGGCGTCGAGGTGACCGAGCTGCGCGAGACGCTCGACCGGCGGCCGCTCGAGGAGACCGTGACCACGCGGACCATGGGCGAGTTCGAGCAGGGCACGCAGGGCGCGGTGCGGTTCGAGGTGCAGGGCATCGTCGACGGCGAACCGCGGATCGTCATCGAGCACGTCACGCGCATCCACCCGTCGTGCGCGCCCGACTGGCCGACGCCGCCCAGCGGCGACGGCGCGCACCGCGTGATCATCGAAGGCCGCCCGCGCATCGAGGTCACCGTCGAGGCGACCGACGAAGGCGAGAACCGCTCGGCGGGCGGCAACGCCACCGCCGTCGGCCGCCTGGTCGGCGCGATCGACTGGCTGGCCGCGGTGGAACCCGGCCTCTACGACGCACTCGACGTCCCGCTGCGCCCGGCAGCAGGCAAGCTCGGAAGGAGCCGTCCGTGA
- a CDS encoding TetR/AcrR family transcriptional regulator, producing the protein MTTDARMPLSRERVLRAAVDLADEHGLRALTMRRLAEELGAEAMSLYYHVAKKEDVLDGIVDVVAGEINEAVARVEPLPDWKASVRLRILAARQVFLRHRWAPALFETRSSTSAEVLRYYDTLVGLLRDGGFSYDLVHHALHALGSRALGFSQEPFDPSAGEPAVGPVDLSWQLPNLAGMLSEIAHDDPDSTLGWCDDQAEFEFGLDLILDGLDRLR; encoded by the coding sequence GTGACAACCGACGCGCGGATGCCCCTGAGCCGCGAGCGCGTCCTGCGCGCGGCCGTCGACCTCGCGGACGAACACGGGTTACGAGCGCTGACCATGCGCCGGCTCGCCGAAGAGCTCGGCGCCGAGGCGATGTCGCTCTACTACCACGTCGCCAAGAAAGAGGACGTGCTCGACGGCATCGTCGACGTCGTGGCCGGCGAGATCAACGAGGCCGTCGCCCGCGTCGAGCCGTTGCCGGACTGGAAGGCGTCGGTGCGGCTGCGGATCCTGGCGGCGCGGCAGGTGTTCCTCCGGCACCGCTGGGCGCCGGCCCTGTTCGAGACGCGGTCGTCGACGAGCGCCGAGGTCCTGCGCTACTACGACACCCTGGTCGGCCTGCTGCGCGACGGCGGGTTCTCCTACGACCTGGTGCACCACGCGCTGCACGCGCTCGGCAGCCGCGCGCTCGGGTTCAGCCAGGAGCCGTTCGACCCGAGCGCCGGCGAGCCTGCCGTGGGGCCGGTGGACCTGTCCTGGCAGCTGCCGAACCTGGCCGGGATGCTGAGCGAGATCGCCCACGACGACCCGGATTCGACCCTGGGCTGGTGCGACGACCAGGCCGAGTTCGAGTTCGGCCTCGACCTCATCCTCGACGGCCTCGACCGGCTGCGGTAG
- a CDS encoding class I adenylate-forming enzyme family protein, producing the protein MSFFLTKVLAALDDGGDRPLFVQDGVTTYHQARDRLRRLHGGLGDAETVAIDLRNRPETVLVQLAALLRGATVLLVPASAPTQQRLAAARGATVVTDRPHDWPAGDVRTLDELDAEPAPLHPPETVHLLFPTGGTTGTPKLIRHSGIYDGMAHIFTPSPDGPGRTLLVAPMTHMTGNATVLGALLRQDTVVVHDGFDAGAVLDAIETHRIDTLSLTPPRLAAVLDHPKRPETDLTSVRSLSLGAAPLPPHRLAQALEVFGPVVGQGYGLTEAPMIASISAAELLDRPQRLGSVGRIVPGMEARITDDGEVEVRGLSMMDGYLGGPGIGAGWLRTGDLGRFDDEGYLYLLDRADDVVVVGEHGTKVATTVVENALATHPAVRSAAVFGHGDRLHAVVVATSAVTADDLRAHAREIFGQEHYVPAAVDFVAALPLTDVGKVDKRALAQLVTAP; encoded by the coding sequence GTGAGCTTCTTCCTGACGAAGGTCCTCGCCGCCCTCGACGACGGCGGTGACCGCCCGCTCTTCGTCCAAGACGGCGTCACCACCTACCACCAGGCCCGCGACCGGCTGCGCCGCCTGCACGGCGGCTTGGGCGACGCCGAAACCGTCGCGATCGACCTGCGCAACCGGCCCGAGACGGTCCTCGTCCAGCTGGCCGCCCTCCTGCGCGGCGCGACCGTGCTCCTGGTCCCGGCCTCGGCGCCGACGCAGCAGCGGCTCGCCGCGGCCCGTGGCGCCACCGTCGTCACCGACCGCCCGCACGACTGGCCCGCGGGCGACGTCCGCACCCTCGACGAACTCGACGCCGAACCCGCGCCGCTGCACCCGCCGGAGACCGTCCACCTCCTCTTCCCCACCGGCGGCACCACCGGCACCCCCAAGCTCATCCGCCACAGCGGCATCTACGACGGCATGGCGCACATCTTCACGCCGTCGCCGGACGGCCCGGGCCGCACGCTGCTGGTCGCCCCGATGACGCACATGACCGGCAACGCCACCGTGCTCGGCGCGCTGCTGCGGCAGGACACCGTGGTCGTCCACGACGGTTTCGACGCGGGAGCCGTGCTTGACGCGATCGAAACGCACCGGATCGACACGCTCTCGCTCACGCCGCCGCGGCTGGCCGCCGTCCTGGACCACCCGAAGCGCCCGGAGACCGACCTGACCAGCGTCCGCTCGCTCTCCCTCGGCGCCGCGCCGCTGCCGCCGCACCGGCTCGCCCAGGCGCTCGAGGTCTTCGGCCCGGTCGTCGGCCAGGGCTACGGCCTCACCGAGGCGCCGATGATCGCGAGCATCTCCGCCGCCGAACTGCTCGACCGCCCCCAACGGCTGGGCTCGGTCGGCCGGATCGTGCCGGGCATGGAAGCCCGCATCACCGATGACGGCGAGGTCGAGGTGCGCGGACTGTCCATGATGGACGGTTACCTCGGCGGCCCCGGCATCGGCGCGGGCTGGCTGCGCACCGGCGACCTCGGCCGCTTCGACGACGAGGGTTACCTCTACCTGCTCGACCGCGCCGACGACGTCGTCGTGGTCGGTGAGCACGGCACGAAGGTCGCCACCACCGTCGTCGAGAACGCGCTGGCGACGCACCCGGCGGTGCGGAGCGCGGCCGTCTTCGGCCACGGCGATCGCCTGCACGCCGTCGTCGTCGCGACGAGCGCGGTGACAGCGGACGACCTGCGGGCGCACGCCCGGGAGATCTTCGGCCAGGAGCACTACGTCCCGGCGGCCGTGGACTTCGTCGCCGCGCTGCCGCTCACCGACGTCGGCAAGGTCGACAAGCGCGCCCTCGCTCAGCTCGTGACGGCCCCGTAG
- a CDS encoding LLM class flavin-dependent oxidoreductase — protein sequence MSRPLRKLGFLTIGLFDAADPRRGHESTLEIIELGERLGFDSAWVRHRHLQYGISSPVAVLAAASQRTSRIDLGTAVIPLGWENPLRLAEDLATVDLLSGGRLNPGLSVGPPMRWDDVKHALYPDTAEAENFSYDRVQRLLDFVRGEPATGFSGTQGFEVFSDRVQPQAPGLGDRLWYGGASLRSAEWAGKHRMNFLTSSVVKAEGESTDFAEIQLSHIRTFREHHPAGRISQGLVVIPTDSATPEQRAKYEAYAEKRLPRTAEPQGPARMLFSPDFVGTSAEIAERLHEHQAFREIDEVAFALPFTFEHEDYVQILTDIAERLGPLLGR from the coding sequence GTGTCACGACCACTGCGGAAGCTCGGCTTCCTCACCATCGGCCTGTTCGACGCGGCCGACCCGCGCCGGGGCCACGAATCGACGCTGGAGATCATCGAGCTGGGTGAACGGCTCGGGTTCGACAGCGCCTGGGTGCGCCACCGGCACCTCCAGTACGGCATCTCCTCGCCGGTCGCGGTGCTGGCCGCCGCGTCGCAGCGGACGAGCCGGATCGACCTCGGCACCGCCGTGATCCCGCTCGGCTGGGAGAACCCGCTGCGGCTGGCCGAGGACCTCGCCACCGTCGACCTGCTCTCCGGCGGGCGGCTCAACCCCGGCCTCAGCGTCGGCCCGCCGATGCGCTGGGACGACGTCAAGCACGCCCTCTACCCGGACACCGCCGAGGCCGAGAACTTCTCCTACGACCGCGTGCAGCGGCTGCTGGACTTCGTGCGCGGCGAACCGGCCACCGGCTTCAGCGGGACGCAGGGGTTCGAGGTGTTCTCCGACCGCGTCCAGCCGCAGGCGCCGGGGCTCGGCGACCGCCTCTGGTACGGCGGCGCGAGTCTGCGCTCGGCGGAGTGGGCGGGCAAGCACCGGATGAACTTCCTGACCAGCAGCGTGGTCAAAGCCGAAGGCGAGAGCACGGACTTCGCCGAAATCCAGCTCTCGCACATCCGGACCTTCCGCGAGCACCACCCCGCCGGCCGCATCTCCCAGGGCCTGGTCGTGATCCCCACCGACAGCGCCACGCCGGAACAGCGCGCCAAGTACGAGGCGTACGCCGAAAAACGGCTGCCCCGCACCGCGGAACCGCAGGGTCCCGCGCGGATGCTGTTCTCCCCCGACTTCGTCGGCACGTCCGCGGAGATCGCCGAGCGGTTGCACGAACACCAGGCGTTCCGCGAGATCGACGAGGTGGCTTTCGCCCTGCCGTTCACCTTCGAGCACGAAGACTACGTGCAGATCCTCACCGACATCGCGGAACGCCTGGGCCCCCTGCTGGGACGCTAG
- a CDS encoding anti-sigma factor, with amino-acid sequence MTAELHTLTGAYALDAVSDVDRAEFERHLGRCAACRQEVAELRATGARLAVAAAVDPPPSLKPLVLADVARTRQLPPKVPVTRRLSRAKTWQLRVSLFGAAAAAVVAVVLGVARTPAPVDPVLGAPDAAAIEGTGQGHATLVVSRSRHQAVLLASDLPALDAGHVYQVWLIGPGGARSAGLMTAEPSQRMLVADLPPDVDRIGITVEPAGGSPGPTTPAVTRISLA; translated from the coding sequence ATGACCGCCGAGCTGCACACGCTGACCGGGGCCTACGCACTGGACGCGGTGTCCGATGTGGACCGCGCCGAGTTCGAACGGCACCTCGGCCGCTGCGCGGCCTGCCGCCAGGAGGTCGCGGAGCTGCGGGCGACCGGCGCGCGGCTGGCCGTGGCCGCCGCGGTGGACCCGCCGCCGTCGCTGAAGCCGCTGGTGCTCGCCGACGTCGCCCGCACCCGCCAGCTGCCGCCGAAGGTGCCGGTGACCCGCCGGCTGAGCCGCGCCAAGACGTGGCAGCTGCGCGTGTCGCTGTTCGGGGCGGCCGCCGCGGCCGTGGTGGCGGTCGTCCTCGGCGTCGCCAGGACGCCGGCGCCCGTCGACCCGGTGCTGGGCGCGCCGGACGCGGCCGCGATCGAGGGGACCGGCCAGGGCCACGCCACGCTCGTCGTCTCGCGCAGCCGGCACCAGGCCGTGCTGCTCGCGTCGGACCTGCCCGCGCTCGACGCCGGCCACGTCTACCAGGTGTGGCTGATCGGCCCCGGTGGCGCGCGGTCGGCCGGGCTGATGACGGCCGAGCCGTCGCAGCGGATGCTGGTGGCCGACCTCCCGCCGGACGTCGACCGGATCGGGATCACCGTCGAGCCGGCCGGTGGTTCGCCCGGCCCGACGACCCCCGCCGTCACCAGGATCTCCCTTGCTTAG
- a CDS encoding fasciclin domain-containing protein, with product MTKLRVAGIGVAAVAALSLTACSGSDTASSGGSSSSSMTPPAPATSSTMAAGAGNGVTTNADVFGPACSQLPQGSAPGSLDSMGPQPVASAASTNPLLTKLVAAVKATNLVDTLNSQEAITVFAPADPAFAALGDAKFNELAGKPAELAPILQYHVVGKRYDATGLTAAGSVDTLNTAGGPVKIEGSGENMTINGAKVLCGNIPTKNATVFVIDKVLTPGTNK from the coding sequence GTGACCAAGCTCCGTGTCGCCGGAATCGGCGTCGCCGCCGTCGCCGCCCTTTCGCTGACCGCGTGCAGCGGGAGCGACACCGCTTCGTCGGGTGGCTCCAGCAGCAGCTCGATGACCCCGCCGGCGCCCGCGACGTCGTCCACCATGGCGGCCGGTGCCGGCAACGGCGTGACCACCAACGCCGACGTCTTCGGCCCGGCCTGTTCGCAGCTGCCGCAGGGCTCCGCGCCCGGTTCGCTGGACTCGATGGGCCCGCAGCCGGTCGCCTCGGCGGCGTCGACCAACCCGCTGCTGACCAAGCTGGTGGCCGCGGTCAAGGCCACCAACCTGGTCGACACGCTGAACAGCCAGGAGGCCATCACGGTCTTCGCGCCGGCCGACCCGGCGTTCGCCGCACTGGGCGACGCCAAGTTCAACGAGCTCGCCGGCAAGCCCGCCGAGCTGGCGCCGATCCTGCAGTACCACGTCGTCGGCAAGCGCTACGACGCCACGGGTCTCACCGCCGCGGGCTCGGTCGACACGCTGAACACCGCCGGTGGCCCGGTGAAGATCGAGGGCTCCGGCGAGAACATGACGATCAACGGCGCGAAGGTCCTGTGCGGCAACATCCCCACCAAGAACGCCACGGTCTTCGTGATCGACAAGGTGCTGACGCCGGGCACGAACAAGTGA
- a CDS encoding SsgA family sporulation/cell division regulator, with product MADPHTVTSASIDFALRTFGAGPRPVPAELEYDTRDPYAVAVVLHAGPSAVRWLFGRDLLADGLLARCGDGDVRIGPAGDPALVVVELSSPDGAAVLEAPAKEIAAFLDRTYDVIPAGSESDWFDFDEELAKLSYQD from the coding sequence ATGGCCGACCCGCACACCGTGACCAGCGCCAGCATCGACTTCGCCCTGCGCACCTTCGGGGCCGGGCCGCGACCGGTGCCGGCCGAGCTGGAGTACGACACCCGCGACCCGTACGCGGTCGCCGTGGTGCTGCACGCCGGCCCGAGCGCGGTCCGGTGGCTCTTCGGCCGCGACCTCCTGGCCGACGGCCTGCTCGCCCGCTGCGGCGACGGCGACGTGCGCATCGGCCCGGCCGGCGACCCCGCGCTGGTCGTCGTGGAGCTGAGCTCCCCGGACGGCGCCGCGGTGCTCGAAGCGCCCGCGAAGGAGATCGCGGCCTTCCTCGACCGCACCTACGACGTCATCCCGGCCGGCAGCGAGAGCGACTGGTTCGACTTCGACGAGGAACTGGCGAAGTTGTCCTACCAGGACTAG
- the sigK gene encoding ECF RNA polymerase sigma factor SigK has protein sequence MGERGRLRLPPDEAPATAPSAEELLRRVAAGDETAFASLYDLVAGPVLGLATRVLRSHAQAEEVAQEVLVEVWRKAARYEPERGSALSWVLTIAHRRAVDRVRAHQAGVDREERAGLMDVRRPFDEVTESALAGLEQQRVRQCLAALTDLQRESIVLAYYNGYTYPEVAEVLQVAPGTVKTRIRDGLIRLRDCLGVDR, from the coding sequence ATGGGTGAGCGTGGGCGGCTGCGGCTGCCACCGGACGAGGCACCGGCGACGGCGCCGAGCGCCGAAGAGCTGCTCCGGCGGGTGGCGGCGGGCGACGAGACGGCGTTCGCGTCGCTCTACGACCTCGTCGCCGGTCCGGTGCTCGGCCTGGCGACGCGCGTGCTGCGCAGTCACGCGCAGGCCGAGGAAGTGGCGCAGGAGGTGCTGGTGGAGGTGTGGCGCAAGGCCGCGCGGTACGAGCCGGAGCGCGGCAGCGCGCTGTCGTGGGTGCTGACCATCGCCCACCGCCGGGCCGTCGACCGCGTGCGGGCGCACCAGGCCGGCGTCGACCGCGAGGAGCGGGCCGGCCTGATGGACGTGCGGCGGCCGTTCGACGAGGTCACCGAGTCCGCGCTGGCCGGCCTGGAGCAGCAGCGGGTGCGGCAGTGCCTGGCCGCGCTCACCGACCTGCAGCGCGAGTCGATCGTGCTGGCCTACTACAACGGCTACACCTACCCCGAGGTCGCCGAGGTGCTGCAGGTCGCGCCGGGCACGGTCAAGACCCGCATCCGGGACGGCCTGATCCGGCTGCGCGACTGCCTGGGGGTGGACCGATGA